A DNA window from Microcystis aeruginosa NIES-843 contains the following coding sequences:
- a CDS encoding ATP-dependent nuclease, with protein MKISKIQIKNFKSFQDVTVDLEPDFNVFTGVNNSGKTNLLEAIALWHECFNKLIRQAGKGYKELYKKGDYILGHTTEKYFPYETIKTVRTSNIDDIFYQRDTTAPIELSITLNKVDRNLLNKVDINLEIGFSIKTSGLNYVIELLNYSQYNFRGFNEFFENFPNPISASFASPVATIRTEERFVTRPQIIESIQKRESVEVVRNRLYNLYYDTTRNENLYNKFIRDLSYILFNGDKKIEFFPKSDIKKDIKSVIDYKIESQDIEKDISLLGSGTLQIILILLNLYAPEKTRDLNLILFDEPDSHIHRDIQKRLIDTVLRFSTNTQIFLTTHNETLIRQVPLYQLFHIENRPNYYYTSVVKDEQSLDVGYRFKGIYPSSLNPIISSLGNSNGLDVINAIEADHILFVEGQDDAKAIYTLLQKMTLGVNTKKYVFWVIGGVSQIFKDLPSYKTVFQQIKNQETLWSKAFLVFDRDFIEDDHRDKLIEALGSHFKILTYITPSYTFESILLMDLIKLSHLLKKWLEAKKDDINIDRSALVQSLENHYLTIMQEKLESLDDKYIDETCHRYANVREQLSKRDFLNNQNPIREKDISLNTLFRRYLKTINDNREFYKMANKNDVQAIINQVTKPYNIEFNIEQDFISLLNLVDRSTWFNEWDFLTKL; from the coding sequence ATGAAGATCAGCAAAATTCAGATTAAAAATTTTAAGTCTTTTCAAGATGTTACCGTAGATTTAGAGCCTGATTTTAATGTCTTTACTGGGGTTAATAATTCAGGAAAAACCAATTTGCTAGAGGCGATCGCCCTTTGGCATGAGTGTTTTAATAAGCTAATTCGGCAAGCGGGCAAAGGATATAAAGAGTTATACAAAAAAGGTGATTATATTCTCGGTCATACAACAGAAAAATATTTTCCTTACGAAACTATTAAAACGGTTAGAACTTCAAATATTGACGATATTTTTTATCAACGTGATACAACTGCTCCTATTGAATTATCTATTACCTTAAACAAAGTAGATAGAAATTTATTAAACAAAGTAGATATAAATTTAGAAATTGGTTTTTCTATCAAGACCTCTGGTTTAAATTATGTTATCGAGCTTTTGAATTATAGCCAATATAACTTTAGAGGATTCAATGAGTTTTTTGAAAATTTTCCCAACCCTATTAGTGCATCTTTTGCTTCTCCTGTAGCCACCATCAGAACTGAGGAGAGATTTGTGACTCGTCCACAAATTATTGAATCTATTCAAAAAAGAGAGTCTGTTGAAGTTGTTCGTAATCGTTTATACAATCTTTATTATGATACAACTCGAAATGAAAATCTTTACAATAAATTTATTCGAGATTTATCATATATTCTCTTTAACGGCGATAAAAAAATTGAGTTTTTCCCTAAAAGTGATATCAAAAAAGATATAAAATCAGTGATTGATTATAAAATTGAGTCACAAGACATTGAGAAAGATATTTCTCTATTGGGAAGTGGAACGTTACAAATTATTCTTATTTTATTGAATCTTTACGCGCCAGAAAAAACTAGAGACCTAAACTTAATTTTATTTGATGAGCCTGATAGTCATATTCATCGGGATATTCAAAAACGTTTAATTGATACGGTTCTTAGATTTTCGACAAATACTCAAATCTTTTTAACAACTCATAATGAGACTCTAATTCGTCAGGTTCCTCTGTATCAGCTTTTTCATATTGAAAACAGACCCAACTATTACTATACTTCTGTGGTTAAAGATGAACAGAGTTTAGATGTTGGCTATCGTTTTAAAGGAATTTATCCCTCTAGTCTAAATCCGATTATTAGTTCTTTGGGTAATAGTAATGGTTTGGACGTTATCAATGCTATTGAGGCAGATCATATTTTATTTGTGGAAGGTCAGGATGATGCAAAAGCAATTTATACATTGTTACAAAAAATGACTTTAGGGGTAAATACCAAAAAATATGTCTTTTGGGTGATAGGTGGAGTCTCTCAAATTTTTAAGGATTTACCTAGTTATAAGACAGTTTTTCAGCAAATTAAGAATCAAGAAACGCTTTGGAGTAAGGCTTTTCTCGTCTTTGATCGTGATTTTATTGAAGATGATCACCGTGATAAGCTTATTGAAGCACTGGGTAGTCATTTTAAAATTCTAACTTATATCACTCCGTCTTATACTTTTGAGTCAATTTTATTAATGGATTTGATCAAGTTATCTCATCTACTAAAAAAATGGCTAGAAGCCAAAAAAGATGATATTAATATTGATCGATCTGCTTTGGTACAATCCCTAGAGAATCATTATTTAACAATTATGCAAGAAAAGCTAGAGAGTCTTGATGATAAATATATTGATGAGACTTGCCATCGGTATGCCAACGTCAGGGAACAACTAAGTAAAAGGGATTTTTTGAATAACCAAAATCCTATTAGAGAAAAGGATATTAGTCTAAATACTCTATTTAGGAGGTATTTAAAAACTATCAATGACAATCGTGAATTTTATAAAATGGCTAATAAAAATGATGTTCAAGCAATTATCAATCAAGTGACCAAACCTTATAATATAGAGTTCAATATTGAGCAAGATTTTATTTCATTACTCAATCTTGTTGATCGCTCGACTTGGTTTAATGAGTGGGATTTTTTAACCAAATTGTAA
- a CDS encoding DUF6930 domain-containing protein — protein sequence MNLLPRTTQSRLKKIPQIPSVWEGDRRALSLSERMPRATLEPNQESGGECVIWVDGSEGCVRAMEVVSPETGPEAMVRTLIRAIETPQNPARPARPKKIIVRDRETQFFLRGVLQDLDITIDYVPSLPLIDDLFRGFDEFQNNRPPAIPPAWQSALVKTAHEIWKAEPWSCLADYDILQIKLDRSDFPNLYACVMGMLGREYGIILYRSLESLKQFRQSALEEKSMERLEKAFLSQDCWFLSYELADDDEEDDEDDYDLASAAPSQIHPVFGSVHPYEGIRPYLDEEEAITVYLALIALLRFFKGNQSALSEEPIGELQRRFRIPIDPEQAKGETVAVTVATMPDLCAEFMQLLEEEDDDEDEDDEEESVLKEDLVPDNAHLSLGMVPWQLLDKIRSRPKIHYQPQSVPTKGEGFPVVMIQTSRPKAKEIIEKIEQAGGLAAIGFNPGEDPLEDTRYDLGILKMANGDLYLFGEFEQDDPDHRNARRNWQKRIKNTEGYCGLIIAMGVTGSSCGNPQLNDMLALYEAKSIDSKDLDLGVLTLMPHFG from the coding sequence ATGAATCTTCTGCCCCGGACCACCCAAAGCCGCCTCAAAAAAATTCCACAAATTCCCAGTGTTTGGGAAGGAGATCGTCGTGCTTTATCCTTATCCGAGAGAATGCCCCGGGCCACCCTAGAACCAAATCAAGAAAGCGGTGGCGAGTGCGTGATCTGGGTGGATGGTAGCGAGGGCTGTGTACGCGCTATGGAAGTAGTTTCCCCTGAAACCGGGCCAGAGGCCATGGTGAGAACCTTAATCCGCGCCATCGAAACACCCCAAAATCCCGCCCGGCCAGCCAGACCGAAAAAAATTATCGTCCGCGATCGAGAAACACAGTTTTTTCTGCGCGGGGTACTGCAAGATCTCGATATCACCATCGATTATGTCCCCAGTTTGCCCCTGATCGATGATCTCTTTCGTGGATTCGACGAATTCCAAAATAACCGCCCCCCGGCAATTCCTCCCGCTTGGCAGTCCGCTTTAGTGAAAACCGCTCACGAAATTTGGAAAGCTGAACCCTGGTCCTGTTTAGCTGATTACGATATTTTGCAAATTAAGCTCGATCGCTCCGATTTCCCGAATCTTTACGCCTGTGTCATGGGAATGCTCGGTCGGGAATACGGAATCATTCTCTATCGTTCCCTAGAATCCCTCAAACAATTCCGGCAGTCCGCTTTAGAAGAAAAATCGATGGAAAGATTAGAAAAGGCCTTTCTTTCCCAAGATTGCTGGTTTTTAAGCTACGAATTGGCCGATGATGACGAGGAAGATGATGAGGATGACTACGATCTGGCCTCGGCTGCTCCCTCCCAAATCCATCCAGTTTTCGGCAGCGTGCATCCCTACGAAGGTATTCGCCCCTATTTGGATGAAGAAGAAGCAATCACGGTATATTTAGCTTTAATAGCTCTGTTGCGCTTTTTTAAAGGCAATCAATCCGCTTTATCCGAAGAACCGATCGGAGAATTACAGCGTCGTTTTCGCATTCCCATCGATCCCGAACAGGCAAAAGGGGAAACCGTGGCGGTGACGGTAGCCACGATGCCCGATCTATGTGCGGAATTTATGCAACTCTTGGAGGAGGAGGACGACGACGAGGATGAGGATGATGAGGAAGAATCCGTACTCAAGGAGGATTTAGTTCCTGATAATGCACATCTCAGTCTGGGAATGGTTCCCTGGCAATTATTAGATAAAATTCGCAGTCGTCCAAAAATCCATTATCAACCCCAGTCCGTACCGACAAAAGGAGAGGGTTTCCCCGTGGTGATGATCCAGACCTCCCGACCGAAAGCCAAGGAAATTATCGAAAAAATCGAACAAGCTGGCGGTTTGGCGGCCATTGGTTTTAACCCCGGCGAAGATCCCCTTGAAGATACCCGTTATGATCTCGGTATTCTGAAAATGGCTAACGGTGATCTCTATCTATTTGGGGAATTCGAGCAAGATGATCCCGACCACCGTAATGCGCGCCGCAATTGGCAAAAACGCATCAAAAATACCGAGGGTTATTGTGGTTTGATTATTGCCATGGGCGTAACCGGTTCCTCCTGCGGCAATCCCCAATTAAACGATATGTTAGCCCTCTACGAGGCAAAATCGATCGATAGTAAAGATTTAGACTTGGGAGTTTTGACTCTTATGCCTCACTTTGGTTAA